Genomic segment of Psychrobacter sanguinis:
GTTATGCTCAATTATGAGGTTTTTTAACGCTTAACTGAAAAATACTCAGCAATTTTTTGACAAAGACCTTTACAATTTATTTGTAGCCGTTAAGCTATAGCATTCTTCTAATTTGCTACTTATAACTATGTGTGATTCTAATTCAAACGCTTCAAATTCAAATCTAGATCCTAGACTACCCAGTCCTGATTTATATGCCAATCTTATCGCTTCTACCGGTGAAGATTTAAGTCGACCTGGTTTACTTGATACGCCTACCCGTGCCGCTAAAGCATTTGGTTATTTAACTCAAGGCTACCATCAGACGCTCGAAGAAGTAACCAACAATGCGGTGTTCCCAACGGATAACCCTGAATTGGTGCTTATCCATAATATTGAGTTTTACTCATTATGTGAGCACCATCTTCTGCCATTTCATGGGGTAGCTCATGTGGGCTACCTACCTGATGGTAAAGTGATAGGTTTATCAAAAGTGGCCCGTATTATCGATATGTACGCGCGTCGTTTACAAATCCAAGAAAACTTAAGTCACCAAGTTGCTAGTG
This window contains:
- the folE gene encoding GTP cyclohydrolase I FolE, whose product is MCDSNSNASNSNLDPRLPSPDLYANLIASTGEDLSRPGLLDTPTRAAKAFGYLTQGYHQTLEEVTNNAVFPTDNPELVLIHNIEFYSLCEHHLLPFHGVAHVGYLPDGKVIGLSKVARIIDMYARRLQIQENLSHQVASAIMEVTGCRGVAVVMDASHMCMMMRGVNKQLSSTRTTAMLGDFKTDMQARNEFLAAVPASKI